One Rhodococcus sp. P1Y DNA window includes the following coding sequences:
- a CDS encoding amino acid transporter codes for MVRLRSWLLEDNTDEPSRHLGPYRKPTKTEHTHPWWKVMCLTGVDYFSTLGYQPGIAALAAGTLAPLATVVLILLTLFGALPVYRRVARESPTGEGSIAMLEKLLPKWGGKILVLVLLGFAATDFLITMTLSAADASAHVVQNPFAPTGLDSAQVIITLVLLALLTAVFLKGFTEAIGIAVVLVGIFLALNLVVVFAGFWEIAKQPSLLSDWQHAMTAQHGNPLMMIAVALIVFPKLALGLSGFETGVAVMPQIDGGDDEEKALPNQIRDAKRLITTAALIMSGFLLTSSVITTVLIPQEEFQNGGQANGRALSYLAHEYLGEVFGTAYDVSTIAILWFAGASAMAGLLNLVPRYLPKYGMAPEWARAVRPLVLVFSAIAVAVTIYFEASVDAQSSAYATGVLVLITSASVAVAISAARHGQRMQMWSFSVIAVIFVYTTVTNVFERPDGVKVASFFILVILTVSFWSRVTRSFELRSDSVEFDEEALAFITEAAAGGSIQLVCHDSRHLEPEEYAAKEAQQRKDSRIPSDVPILFLEANIKDASDFSTDLVVHGRRRGDYRILWVDAVAVPNSIAAVLLHIRDTTEVNPDVYFEWSEGNPIVNLLRFLFIGAGEVAPVTREVLRRAEPDRARRPNVHVG; via the coding sequence ATGGTGCGTCTGCGGTCGTGGCTGCTCGAGGACAACACCGACGAGCCTTCCCGCCATCTGGGTCCGTATCGCAAGCCGACCAAGACCGAACACACCCACCCATGGTGGAAGGTGATGTGTCTGACGGGGGTCGACTACTTCTCGACGCTCGGATATCAGCCAGGCATCGCCGCTCTTGCCGCGGGCACGTTGGCGCCGCTGGCAACCGTCGTACTGATTCTGTTGACGCTGTTCGGCGCACTTCCGGTGTATCGACGCGTCGCGAGGGAAAGTCCCACCGGTGAGGGCTCGATCGCGATGCTCGAGAAATTGCTGCCCAAGTGGGGCGGCAAGATACTGGTGTTGGTCCTTCTCGGATTCGCTGCGACGGATTTTCTCATCACCATGACGCTCTCGGCGGCTGACGCGTCGGCGCATGTCGTCCAAAATCCCTTCGCTCCAACCGGTCTGGACAGTGCACAGGTCATCATCACTCTCGTGTTGCTCGCTCTGCTCACGGCGGTCTTCCTCAAAGGGTTCACCGAGGCCATCGGCATAGCGGTCGTCCTCGTCGGCATTTTCTTGGCATTGAACCTCGTGGTGGTGTTCGCCGGGTTCTGGGAAATAGCGAAGCAACCCTCGCTCCTGTCGGACTGGCAGCACGCCATGACAGCCCAACACGGAAACCCACTGATGATGATCGCTGTCGCACTCATCGTGTTCCCCAAACTCGCGCTTGGGCTCTCCGGCTTCGAAACCGGCGTCGCCGTCATGCCACAGATCGACGGGGGAGACGACGAAGAGAAGGCACTTCCGAACCAGATCCGGGACGCGAAACGCCTGATCACCACCGCTGCCCTCATCATGAGCGGTTTCCTGCTGACGTCGAGCGTCATCACTACCGTCCTCATCCCGCAGGAGGAGTTCCAGAACGGCGGACAGGCGAACGGACGTGCGCTGTCGTATCTCGCGCACGAGTACCTCGGCGAGGTGTTCGGCACGGCGTACGACGTCAGTACCATCGCAATTCTGTGGTTCGCCGGGGCATCGGCGATGGCAGGCTTGCTGAACCTCGTGCCTCGCTACCTGCCGAAGTACGGCATGGCGCCGGAATGGGCTCGCGCGGTTCGACCTCTCGTACTTGTGTTTTCGGCGATCGCCGTCGCCGTGACCATCTACTTCGAGGCCAGCGTGGATGCCCAGAGTTCCGCGTATGCGACGGGTGTTCTCGTGCTCATCACCTCTGCCTCCGTCGCGGTGGCGATCTCCGCTGCCCGGCATGGCCAACGCATGCAGATGTGGTCGTTCTCGGTGATCGCCGTCATCTTCGTCTACACCACCGTCACCAACGTCTTCGAGCGTCCTGACGGTGTCAAGGTTGCGTCGTTCTTCATCCTCGTGATCCTGACGGTGTCGTTCTGGTCGAGGGTGACCCGGTCGTTCGAATTACGTTCCGATTCGGTCGAATTCGACGAGGAGGCGTTGGCGTTCATCACCGAGGCGGCGGCGGGCGGGAGCATTCAGCTCGTCTGCCACGACTCTCGGCACCTCGAACCCGAGGAATACGCTGCCAAGGAAGCGCAACAGCGCAAAGACAGTCGTATTCCGAGCGATGTGCCGATCTTGTTCCTGGAGGCCAACATCAAGGACGCATCCGACTTCTCGACGGATCTCGTCGTGCACGGCCGCCGACGAGGTGACTACCGCATTCTGTGGGTGGACGCGGTCGCTGTTCCGAACTCGATCGCCGCGGTTCT
- a CDS encoding NAD(P)/FAD-dependent oxidoreductase has protein sequence MTHVVVAGAGLAGIACAHELGKKGVDVTLVDRNDYHQFQPLLYQVATAQLPAADIARPLASIFENMKSVRVVKAEITDLDFDNRSLLADGERISGDYLVLAAGATANFFGTPGAEEFSFPLYSVADAETLRHHVSDLLGGEHDPLDVVIVGGGPTGVETAGAFAELFTALRKMDHPGGRGEAWLINHGPALLAPYSDRSHKYAHDKLIDHGAKVRLGVGVKAVDADGVLLSDGSRIASKTVIWAGGESASPIASTGGVDPGRGGRIDVLADLTVPKHDTVYAVGDVANIPGADGKALPQLGSVAQQAGGWTARNILLTIAGKPRKTFVYKDKGIMAMIGRGAAVAEVGAHRHQVEGPLAFAAWLGVHAALLSGAHSRVDAFLTWAWDYFDSDHAAIVECHGDPKRIAWADDVKPTI, from the coding sequence ATGACACACGTGGTGGTGGCCGGTGCAGGCCTGGCTGGAATTGCATGCGCACACGAGCTGGGCAAGAAGGGCGTCGACGTCACGCTCGTGGACCGCAACGATTACCACCAGTTCCAGCCGCTTCTGTACCAGGTTGCGACGGCGCAACTGCCCGCCGCGGACATCGCACGGCCCCTGGCGTCGATATTCGAGAACATGAAATCGGTGCGAGTGGTGAAGGCCGAGATCACCGACCTCGATTTCGACAACCGTTCCCTACTGGCGGACGGCGAACGCATCTCCGGCGACTACCTCGTTCTTGCAGCAGGTGCGACCGCGAACTTTTTCGGAACGCCGGGCGCCGAGGAATTCTCCTTCCCGCTCTACTCCGTCGCCGACGCCGAGACGCTGCGCCACCACGTCAGCGACCTCCTGGGCGGGGAACACGATCCCCTGGACGTCGTCATCGTCGGCGGCGGCCCCACTGGCGTCGAGACCGCCGGTGCATTTGCCGAACTGTTCACTGCGCTGCGCAAGATGGATCATCCCGGAGGGCGTGGTGAGGCGTGGCTGATCAATCACGGTCCCGCTCTTCTCGCCCCGTACAGCGACCGCTCGCACAAGTACGCCCACGACAAGCTCATCGACCACGGTGCGAAGGTTCGGCTCGGTGTCGGCGTCAAAGCTGTCGACGCCGACGGTGTTCTGCTGAGCGACGGCTCTCGCATCGCCTCGAAGACGGTGATCTGGGCGGGTGGCGAATCCGCGTCACCCATCGCATCCACCGGAGGAGTCGACCCCGGACGCGGCGGCAGGATCGACGTCCTTGCCGACCTGACCGTTCCGAAGCACGACACGGTCTATGCCGTCGGCGACGTCGCGAACATCCCGGGTGCCGACGGAAAGGCGCTACCCCAGTTGGGTTCCGTCGCCCAACAGGCTGGTGGGTGGACCGCACGCAACATTCTGCTCACCATCGCCGGCAAGCCCCGCAAGACGTTCGTCTACAAGGACAAAGGCATCATGGCCATGATCGGCCGCGGCGCCGCTGTCGCCGAGGTCGGCGCACACCGCCACCAGGTCGAGGGGCCCCTGGCCTTCGCCGCGTGGCTCGGTGTCCACGCCGCTCTGCTCAGCGGCGCCCACAGCCGGGTCGACGCATTCCTGACCTGGGCGTGGGACTACTTCGACAGCGATCACGCCGCCATCGTCGAGTGCCACGGGGATCCCAAGCGCATCGCCTGGGCGGACGACGTCAAGCCGACGATTTAG
- the serS gene encoding serine--tRNA ligase, with protein sequence MIDLKFLRENPDVVRASQRTRGEDPGLVDVLLEADSSRRAAVLAGDQLRAEQKALGKRVGKASPDERPALLAGASELAASVKAAEVAQNEADAALDAAQRAISNIVQEGAPAGGEDDFVLLETVGEIPTFDFEPKDHLELGESLNLIDMERGAKVSGSRFYFMTGYGALLQQGMLQLAAQKAVKNGFTMMIPPVLVRPEIMAGTGFLGAHADEIYRLEADDLYLVGTSEVALAGYHSGEIIDLSDGPKRYAGWSSCFRREAGSYGKDTRGIIRVHQFDKIEMFSYIKPEDAAAEHQKLLEFEREMLAAVELPYRIIDVAGGDLGSSAARKFDCEAWVPTQNAYRELTSTSNCTTFQARRLGVRYRDENNKPQIAATLNGTLATTRWIVAILENHQQADGTVRVPEALVPFVGTDVLR encoded by the coding sequence GTGATCGACCTCAAGTTCCTCCGCGAGAACCCCGACGTTGTCCGTGCCTCGCAGCGCACCCGAGGCGAAGACCCCGGTCTTGTCGACGTGCTGCTCGAGGCCGATTCCTCTCGTCGTGCCGCTGTGTTGGCCGGCGATCAGCTCCGCGCCGAGCAGAAGGCGCTCGGCAAGAGGGTCGGCAAGGCGTCTCCCGACGAGCGGCCTGCGCTACTGGCCGGTGCGTCCGAGCTCGCTGCGAGCGTCAAGGCTGCCGAGGTCGCACAGAACGAGGCCGACGCTGCACTCGACGCCGCACAGCGCGCGATCTCCAACATCGTTCAGGAGGGCGCACCCGCGGGCGGCGAGGACGACTTCGTGCTGCTGGAGACCGTCGGCGAGATTCCGACGTTCGACTTCGAGCCGAAGGATCACCTCGAGCTCGGCGAGTCGCTGAATCTGATCGACATGGAACGCGGCGCGAAGGTGTCGGGTTCGCGGTTCTACTTCATGACCGGGTACGGCGCGCTGCTCCAGCAGGGAATGCTGCAACTCGCTGCGCAGAAGGCCGTGAAGAACGGGTTCACGATGATGATCCCGCCTGTGCTCGTGCGACCGGAGATCATGGCGGGCACCGGGTTCCTCGGTGCACACGCCGACGAGATCTACCGGCTCGAAGCCGACGATCTCTACCTCGTCGGAACGTCGGAGGTTGCTCTCGCCGGATATCACTCGGGCGAGATCATCGATCTGTCCGACGGTCCCAAGCGCTACGCCGGCTGGTCGTCGTGCTTCCGCCGTGAAGCAGGGAGCTACGGCAAGGACACGCGCGGCATCATTCGTGTGCATCAGTTCGACAAGATCGAGATGTTCTCCTACATCAAGCCCGAGGACGCTGCGGCAGAGCACCAGAAGCTGCTCGAATTCGAACGCGAAATGCTTGCGGCAGTGGAACTTCCGTATCGCATCATCGACGTCGCAGGTGGAGATCTCGGATCCTCGGCTGCGCGAAAGTTCGACTGCGAGGCCTGGGTTCCGACGCAGAACGCTTACCGCGAGCTGACGTCGACGTCGAACTGCACAACCTTCCAGGCCCGACGCCTCGGCGTTCGCTACCGCGACGAGAACAACAAGCCGCAGATCGCCGCGACGCTCAACGGCACCCTCGCCACGACTCGATGGATCGTCGCCATCCTCGAGAACCATCAGCAGGCAGACGGCACCGTCCGGGTGCCCGAGGCCCTGGTCCCGTTCGTCGGGACGGATGTTCTGCGCTGA
- a CDS encoding ankyrin repeat domain-containing protein produces MTGPTDDADAMAELAGKLFTMARTGDTAALTEYLDAGVPVDLNNESGDTLVMLAAYHGHAATVSALVAKGADVNRANDKGQTPLAGAVFKGEDDVVKALVDGGADPHGGHPSAIDAARMFGREDYLGLLGT; encoded by the coding sequence ATGACGGGACCGACGGATGATGCCGATGCAATGGCCGAACTTGCGGGCAAGTTGTTCACGATGGCGCGGACGGGTGACACGGCTGCGCTGACGGAGTACCTGGATGCAGGTGTGCCGGTGGATCTGAACAACGAGTCCGGTGACACTCTCGTGATGCTCGCCGCCTACCACGGGCACGCGGCGACGGTCTCTGCCCTGGTTGCGAAGGGTGCTGATGTGAACAGGGCCAACGACAAAGGTCAGACCCCGCTCGCCGGTGCGGTCTTCAAAGGTGAGGACGATGTCGTGAAAGCACTCGTCGACGGAGGAGCCGACCCGCACGGTGGGCACCCGTCGGCCATCGACGCGGCACGCATGTTCGGACGCGAAGACTACCTGGGGTTGCTCGGCACGTAA
- a CDS encoding septum formation family protein: MSPSEPSKREQRTVTAHVARRGLALVAVGAVAAAAVTLFVSDGFSQPEKISTHSEAGPATSGPVSAKSFGSADPGTCLQWTPTDDPETDRQDLAEVACAEPHRFEVAKDVDMTAYPGLEFAPGSMYPGAIRFGQLRDEHCTDIVDDYLGTKFDPNGKFSVGLMFPSQSGWASGERTLRCGIQQSSNTGVPQEMTGSVLDQDQSNVWDLGTCIGINQNVPADPVDCGQPHAFEVASVIDLAQQFPSGIPSEADQDAYLEPTCTGAVNTYLGSDTALRDKTLTLFWNTIDVTSWLAGSRQVSCSIGKELDEGGFATITGSATGDILINGAPPAPPPAAPDGRALPTPLPGAAPITPGG, encoded by the coding sequence ATGTCCCCCAGCGAGCCCAGCAAGCGCGAACAGCGCACAGTGACCGCGCACGTCGCGCGTCGCGGACTCGCGCTCGTTGCCGTCGGCGCGGTTGCTGCGGCGGCCGTCACACTCTTCGTCTCCGACGGTTTCAGCCAGCCCGAAAAGATTTCGACACATTCCGAAGCAGGCCCCGCGACGAGCGGGCCGGTCTCGGCCAAGTCGTTCGGTTCGGCAGACCCCGGCACGTGCCTGCAGTGGACGCCGACGGACGACCCCGAGACCGACCGTCAGGACCTGGCCGAGGTCGCGTGCGCCGAACCTCACCGTTTCGAGGTGGCCAAGGACGTCGACATGACGGCGTACCCGGGCCTGGAGTTCGCGCCGGGATCGATGTATCCGGGCGCGATCAGGTTCGGCCAACTACGCGACGAGCACTGCACCGACATCGTCGACGACTATCTGGGCACCAAGTTCGACCCCAACGGCAAGTTCAGCGTCGGGCTGATGTTTCCGAGCCAGTCGGGCTGGGCGTCCGGCGAGCGAACGCTGCGATGCGGCATCCAGCAATCGTCGAACACCGGGGTTCCCCAGGAAATGACCGGCTCCGTGCTCGATCAGGACCAGTCGAACGTCTGGGACCTCGGCACCTGCATCGGGATCAACCAGAACGTGCCTGCCGACCCCGTCGACTGCGGTCAGCCGCACGCATTCGAGGTCGCGTCGGTCATCGATCTGGCCCAGCAGTTCCCGTCGGGCATCCCCAGCGAAGCCGACCAGGACGCCTACCTGGAACCGACCTGCACGGGCGCGGTCAACACCTACCTCGGTTCGGACACCGCGCTGCGGGACAAGACGCTCACGCTGTTCTGGAACACGATCGACGTGACGAGCTGGCTCGCCGGAAGCAGGCAGGTGAGCTGTTCCATCGGCAAGGAACTCGACGAAGGCGGCTTCGCGACGATCACCGGCTCGGCGACGGGCGACATCCTGATCAACGGGGCACCTCCCGCACCGCCACCTGCCGCGCCTGACGGTCGCGCACTTCCCACTCCGCTGCCGGGTGCAGCGCCGATCACCCCGGGAGGGTGA
- a CDS encoding metallopeptidase family protein, translating to MPTDMTRPEFEEAVSDALDTLPPDITDRMDNVVILVEEEHPTEDILGLYEGIALTDRYEYSGHLPDVITIYRKPILDMVADADEARREIAITVAHEVGHHFGIDDDRLHELGFG from the coding sequence ATCCCCACCGACATGACGCGGCCCGAATTCGAAGAGGCCGTCAGCGACGCACTCGACACGCTCCCGCCCGACATCACGGACCGCATGGACAACGTCGTCATCCTGGTCGAGGAAGAACACCCCACCGAGGACATTCTCGGCCTCTACGAGGGCATCGCGCTGACCGATCGGTACGAGTACAGCGGACATCTGCCCGACGTCATCACCATCTACCGCAAGCCGATCCTCGACATGGTCGCCGACGCCGACGAAGCCAGGCGCGAAATAGCCATCACCGTCGCCCACGAGGTGGGCCATCACTTCGGTATCGACGACGACCGGTTGCACGAATTGGGGTTCGGCTGA
- a CDS encoding CbtA family protein: protein MPLIKTSLQGTFLQLLVRGLLAGLIAGLLAGAVAFTIGEPHVDSAIAIEEAAGAAEHSHGEEAAAGGHSHDEEEALVSRDGQRAGLFLATGLAGLALGAIFATVLHYARRFTTLSGSLLALTGAVLGWVAIEAVPFFKYPANPPAVGDPDTISQRTWLWLATVILGLAAVAIGVYVAKLVAAQTSLAVRVGAPVLAFVVIVALGYVLLPGINEVGEDFPATLLWEFRLSSLATQATLWLGLGLVYAYLTDRAASSARESVAA, encoded by the coding sequence ATGCCACTGATCAAGACTTCGCTGCAGGGGACCTTCCTGCAGTTGCTCGTTCGTGGACTGCTGGCCGGTCTCATCGCAGGTCTGCTCGCAGGTGCAGTCGCCTTCACGATCGGTGAGCCGCACGTCGACTCGGCCATCGCGATCGAGGAAGCCGCAGGCGCCGCCGAACACTCGCACGGTGAAGAAGCCGCCGCCGGTGGGCATTCGCACGACGAGGAAGAAGCCCTCGTCAGCCGCGACGGCCAGCGGGCCGGGCTGTTCCTGGCGACCGGACTCGCAGGTCTTGCGCTCGGGGCCATCTTCGCGACCGTGCTGCACTACGCCCGACGGTTCACCACGTTGTCGGGGTCGTTGCTCGCACTCACCGGCGCCGTTCTCGGGTGGGTAGCCATCGAGGCCGTCCCGTTCTTCAAGTACCCCGCCAACCCGCCTGCAGTCGGCGATCCGGACACGATCAGCCAGCGCACCTGGTTGTGGCTCGCCACCGTGATCCTCGGTCTCGCTGCCGTCGCCATCGGCGTGTACGTCGCAAAACTGGTTGCGGCGCAGACGTCGCTGGCTGTGCGGGTCGGTGCTCCGGTGCTCGCGTTCGTGGTGATCGTCGCCCTCGGGTACGTCCTGCTCCCCGGAATCAACGAGGTCGGCGAGGACTTCCCAGCGACACTGCTATGGGAGTTCCGACTGTCGTCCCTCGCCACCCAGGCAACTCTGTGGCTCGGTCTCGGGCTCGTGTACGCCTACTTGACCGACCGCGCGGCGTCGTCGGCTCGGGAGAGCGTCGCGGCGTGA
- a CDS encoding CbtB domain-containing protein has protein sequence MATVVTPSNATESAALALAVAAVILLAFLVLYLVGFDQGAISRSGMYMHELMHDGRHLLGLPCH, from the coding sequence ATGGCTACAGTCGTAACCCCCAGCAACGCCACCGAGTCGGCGGCCCTCGCCCTCGCCGTGGCTGCGGTCATTCTGCTCGCATTCCTCGTGCTCTACCTCGTCGGCTTCGACCAGGGTGCCATCTCGCGCAGCGGGATGTACATGCACGAACTGATGCACGACGGCCGCCACCTGCTGGGCCTGCCATGCCACTGA
- a CDS encoding histidine phosphatase family protein translates to MPVPVTRLSLVSHATTAAMRRARFNSDEPVDDPGLRQLGHVRLENRADTVLIAPERRTRMTAEGLGLHGPIAPELSDISYGTWAGSSMEDLPETTLASWLTDTSTTPPDGESIDDLFGRVGRWMSGVAADPRRICAVTHPSVIRAVVVRALDAPSSSFWRVDIPPLTTTTLHCRNGRWTLRTVAEKII, encoded by the coding sequence GTGCCTGTGCCCGTGACACGACTGTCGCTGGTCAGCCATGCCACGACGGCCGCCATGCGCCGCGCTCGGTTCAATTCGGACGAACCGGTCGACGACCCAGGCCTGCGGCAGCTCGGCCACGTCAGGTTGGAGAACCGGGCGGACACCGTTCTCATCGCTCCCGAACGCCGAACTCGAATGACGGCGGAGGGCCTCGGTCTCCACGGCCCGATCGCACCCGAGTTGTCCGATATCTCGTACGGCACCTGGGCGGGTTCGTCGATGGAGGATCTACCCGAGACCACCCTGGCGAGCTGGCTCACTGACACGTCGACGACGCCGCCCGACGGCGAATCCATCGACGACCTGTTCGGACGCGTCGGCCGCTGGATGAGCGGCGTCGCCGCCGATCCGCGCCGAATATGCGCCGTGACGCACCCGTCGGTGATCCGAGCCGTCGTCGTACGGGCACTCGACGCACCGTCGTCGTCCTTCTGGCGGGTCGACATTCCGCCCCTGACCACGACGACCCTCCACTGCAGGAACGGCAGGTGGACCCTCCGAACGGTCGCCGAAAAAATAATCTGA
- a CDS encoding PE domain-containing protein: protein MPGTVRVDPVALEAAAADLDAAAARLHANLAAVSLPIQAVPTGSEEVSFLANRFFRHSASTFTPAAADAINELIETAAALRAQAAAYKDVDFEHGRALGH from the coding sequence ATGCCAGGTACGGTGCGAGTCGATCCGGTTGCTCTCGAAGCGGCAGCGGCAGATCTCGATGCTGCCGCGGCGAGGTTGCACGCCAACCTCGCCGCGGTGTCCCTGCCGATCCAGGCCGTTCCGACCGGAAGCGAAGAGGTCTCGTTCCTGGCGAACCGGTTCTTCAGACACTCGGCGTCGACCTTCACCCCGGCGGCTGCCGATGCGATCAACGAACTGATCGAGACCGCGGCCGCTCTTCGCGCGCAGGCGGCGGCCTACAAGGACGTCGACTTCGAGCACGGTCGGGCGCTCGGCCACTGA
- a CDS encoding PPE domain-containing protein produces MTLGVTGVVWLPRTATVNSASLLAGAGPTPLAAAAGAWESVALAYTDASITVGRVMAVLAAGWEGEAANAAQARLGGFLAWTQGAAATATQVSLLAAGEAAAYTTAAVTIPNPAAIVAVKAAKATAYSTGGALNGSAEALEAADRALDIQAAIVMEAYEAATTPLAAHISFDRPPKIVNDGAVDSQGRPIDSSRSYSETSIFGFSTTTSPAQAAMAAVGAALQNPALAGAAGQFASTAGSVAGSSVTTVASAASNIVSTVASSSLPSAGGGAQGASSAPIRGESPLGASASTRAVSSSSSGGAAGGGGGLRGGIGGSGTGSGGLGGPVAGSSGSAGGLGGERGAGWPGTGTALGAQADGAAAARGGHGGAPMGGSQAAGSDDDEHETPGYLKQFEHFADGRTVAPSVIGADPSWNDR; encoded by the coding sequence ATGACACTCGGAGTCACCGGAGTGGTGTGGCTGCCACGGACCGCGACGGTCAACTCGGCGTCGCTGCTCGCGGGAGCAGGGCCGACCCCTCTCGCTGCTGCCGCGGGCGCGTGGGAATCGGTTGCGCTCGCATACACCGACGCATCGATCACCGTAGGTCGGGTGATGGCGGTCCTGGCCGCAGGCTGGGAAGGCGAGGCAGCGAACGCCGCGCAGGCCCGACTCGGCGGCTTCCTCGCCTGGACGCAGGGTGCGGCGGCGACGGCGACGCAGGTGTCTTTGCTGGCAGCAGGCGAGGCCGCTGCGTACACGACTGCGGCGGTGACCATTCCGAATCCGGCAGCGATCGTCGCAGTCAAGGCGGCCAAGGCGACAGCGTATTCGACCGGAGGCGCGCTGAACGGCAGCGCCGAAGCACTGGAGGCTGCCGATCGCGCACTCGACATTCAAGCTGCGATCGTGATGGAAGCTTACGAGGCGGCAACAACCCCACTCGCGGCGCACATCTCGTTCGATCGTCCGCCGAAAATCGTCAACGACGGCGCCGTGGACAGCCAGGGACGCCCGATCGATTCCTCTCGATCATATTCCGAGACAAGCATATTCGGCTTCAGTACGACGACGTCACCGGCCCAGGCGGCAATGGCTGCCGTCGGTGCGGCTCTACAGAATCCGGCGCTGGCAGGTGCGGCAGGCCAGTTTGCGAGCACAGCCGGATCGGTTGCCGGATCGTCGGTGACCACCGTGGCATCGGCCGCGTCGAACATCGTCAGCACTGTCGCGTCGAGTTCATTGCCCTCGGCTGGCGGCGGCGCGCAGGGGGCGTCGTCGGCACCGATTCGAGGTGAATCGCCGCTCGGCGCTTCTGCCTCTACGCGGGCCGTATCGAGTTCGAGCTCGGGCGGAGCTGCCGGCGGTGGCGGCGGTCTGCGAGGTGGAATCGGCGGATCGGGGACCGGATCAGGGGGTCTCGGAGGGCCGGTCGCAGGGTCTTCCGGATCGGCTGGCGGCCTCGGCGGTGAACGCGGCGCTGGGTGGCCGGGAACGGGAACGGCTCTCGGCGCTCAGGCCGACGGTGCTGCGGCTGCGCGCGGCGGTCACGGCGGCGCCCCGATGGGCGGCAGCCAGGCCGCGGGCAGTGACGACGACGAGCACGAAACACCCGGCTACTTGAAGCAATTCGAGCACTTCGCCGATGGACGCACCGTCGCACCGTCGGTTATCGGGGCGGATCCTTCCTGGAACGATCGTTGA
- a CDS encoding ESX secretion-associated protein EspG, giving the protein MIDLGTQPLGHTLSSAEFDADRIDFLVDALNLVELPVVLDVFPRHDSYDQRGAALARGRAGLTEDGVISDGRIHPDVEIWLRILEQPQWFASARLIPRPFTVEASLARICVAENSSGTVVAVKKGDSLVLRASENDPATELLAALGDGDAMEFDGISAPTDLLAEALDASPTDVTSTAARLSRIGVEKGRAFDVATAMSTCSAHAEITSVSVRDGKRTAGAHPVAFFDTRRGRIVATSSTAADGRRWTTLSPGSGWRVTSALAELTARARAS; this is encoded by the coding sequence TTGATCGACTTGGGAACCCAGCCGCTCGGCCACACCCTGTCGTCGGCCGAGTTCGATGCCGACAGGATCGATTTTCTCGTCGACGCCTTGAACCTCGTCGAACTCCCCGTGGTGCTCGACGTGTTCCCACGCCATGATTCGTACGATCAGCGAGGGGCTGCGTTGGCGCGCGGGCGTGCCGGGCTCACCGAGGACGGTGTGATTTCGGACGGTCGAATCCATCCCGACGTCGAAATCTGGTTGCGGATCCTCGAGCAGCCGCAGTGGTTCGCCTCCGCACGACTGATACCGAGGCCGTTCACCGTAGAGGCATCCCTAGCCAGGATCTGTGTGGCAGAGAACAGCTCCGGCACAGTCGTCGCAGTGAAAAAGGGCGATTCGTTGGTCCTCCGCGCGTCGGAGAACGATCCGGCTACCGAGCTCCTTGCCGCTCTCGGTGACGGTGACGCCATGGAGTTCGACGGGATATCAGCCCCGACCGACCTCCTGGCAGAGGCGCTCGACGCATCGCCGACCGACGTGACGAGCACTGCTGCACGCTTGTCTCGAATCGGCGTCGAGAAGGGCAGGGCGTTCGATGTCGCGACGGCCATGAGCACCTGTTCGGCTCACGCCGAGATCACGTCGGTCTCGGTCCGTGACGGCAAAAGAACCGCTGGAGCGCACCCTGTCGCGTTCTTCGACACTCGGCGGGGACGGATCGTCGCGACGTCAAGCACTGCGGCCGACGGACGCAGATGGACCACCCTGTCGCCCGGAAGCGGATGGCGAGTCACATCGGCACTAGCCGAGTTGACAGCGCGCGCCCGCGCTAGCTGA